The proteins below come from a single Ochotona princeps isolate mOchPri1 chromosome 6, mOchPri1.hap1, whole genome shotgun sequence genomic window:
- the KNL1 gene encoding kinetochore scaffold 1 isoform X3 has translation MDGVSSEANDENDNTERPVRRRHSSILKPPRSPLQDLRGGNEAVQESNVFRSKKSSRRVSFADTIKVFQTESHMKIGRKSETTGTESKENVPFIQSKNSENNYCEITGMSTLLCAPIQTQMQQREFSITESNHERKHADDQTVVFSDENQMDLTASHTVMITKGLLGCTESDKSTKVDTTSFLANLKHHLENSRVKKESDFSVEQNISSEKINCSDFIKRLKTGKYNASFSTGTDKENSEIPIHSKESSSASCIPQTHVPVNIDENSNDRTQIFREQDAGMNFTQCHTANIQMLVPIANDANTREFTGDTAIFGNDCMDLTVNNTIPILPSAGNLSEMEDQSQNVIMDVTTEYAVKVPEKKTACENKQSVVFQNPSRNPEDKMCIIGGHIMETENHTVTQTSNRDTRPLPMTQESVCFSPSSQGYKTIFYSSCNDAMELTKCFSSMREEKILLKHDGSSKICLKADAMPLLEKTIYSEDDNMDITKSHTVAIDNQILKQNQTKGQRAALPVSKKEAVFPSSITVLENGKMNVNYSSIPHALKEGLQQNLSNALSVTLSNEKTELLDRDNMDLTESRTSNLGSQVPVVANLVPENVSKSYCYGKSPSEEWEKMAKSRIELSQQPKIISETESLGKEKDNILRISPCLGKDTSHSVDYNQDTAVSHNVVSCGGLNKQITPGNNSNTVSSDQLSAMKLYSTEEQSAVNTYSTTINSHTVKFVLGQHSKQPDPPKKNLGDCTSDCSYDKMLVCSEEEQNMDLTRSHTVVIGFGNSEIQELDQTNLEHTSQRTTVSKQRTIKLGKCDESAEEITEALVSNNMDALEDKNVQKPGFLKENKNTKIFGRKSFGRLKHDKTVVFSTETGENDMDITRSYTVEINHRPLLDDHDSHLVSLPGTSKTILYTGEQDDMEITRSHTTALECKSVSPGDITTVDKTVMFVDDHDGLEMTECHTVFIDFQAMEKCMLPNFEDSRRRSLRQSKVTSTEEKVPFPESDKSDYKAAKGNSLTIPDEKSNSYPVEKAIAFLTDDNMKVSKPATLKNIKDVQKPGFLNELSGRSQRRKSLRLKNDKAVVFSESDKNDPDTSQDDMEITRSRTTALVWETASPDKITTRPLNRTVMYVDDQNDLEVTKSHTVFIDCQDTKKIFEEYPKFGTAKGKKGSCFSEDDSCVQEVPTKQELTTENKVFLHTEQKHHMIPIVPHHVLSGNQSEKETMESHRATAGEEVTGKIVGQTSTSEKARVESYHLDSTNREDMNFINSHVAAIGGSNDNYSCLPNAISCFGKLEGNTMSLCDKDKEKCNCPFQNDLAYANTLPCERHVTSETVTASAPCLLLEKQEAIQTSTEGQLQCAITPLTHQDLIEEPQNLLASQTLIHTQNLGEMAKLNSKPVSFKLPKDQMETCVDDTCVASEPHLTTQQPALFPIGQNNVNKDDMKIPKAVDKVLSIVTGFSSTSIHENKSKMLSNKEQFSIGCEKELKENSIVAECKSELTVQAIQTQANARQTSDPVIASNVPYFSNVTPNLNNLIGKIEGLSDFQAVPKSCPQEQSLEVENQTHSKSVAQVTEMHDTVSNNVQDNKNENKNSNNGSETASDQLKALKDKMRRHSLGIFLPRLPNKRNCSITVTDDPEQVAANTTVVNQIESQPASSKESVITSVAAKLNLSPSQFINEEHLPSCPGEINSSDSICLEAEDKTLIETHQNEISPSENKVGETLNQQKRTWVQDEETDIPNEKKIRKRESELNDTTKEQEVFDHQTEESMDRNANSVLIKSLSRTPSSCSSSLDSIKADGTSLDFSTLRNSQMESQFLRDAICEESLKEKLKDGRITMREFFILLQVHILIQKPRQSNLPAKFTIGTPPTPEDLMLRQYVYGPKTEIYKEDCEALRQKIEELKLSSLNQDKLLTDINRNLWEKMRCCSDAELKTFGAYLNKIKSCFTKMTKVFTHQGKVALYGKLVHSAQHEREKLQIRIDEMDSILKKMSNCLTEMEKETNNLEDAEKVNPVEEWSSEMKAAEKELEQLKTEEQVLQRNLAELKFQKAQTLAQIDCMKKQTSRTKELLDQLSLSEWDIIEWSDDQAIFTFVYDTIELNISFGEPIAGLSFLGKASKKITELKFQSLLDEDKAPPSSLLVHKLIFQYIEEQESWKKTCTTQHQVPKMLQELSLVMNHCRLLGEEIEFLKRWGTYYNLVNIHVKNTDLTLLFASSAAFAKFEITLYLSARYPSVPVPFTIQNHIGSTRQDSIAAILSKVPLEDNYLKNVVKQIYQDLLHDCHVYH, from the exons GGTATTCCAGACAGAATCTCATATGAAAATAGGGAGAAAATCTGAAACCACAG gaacAGAATCAAAGGAAAATGTTCCATTTATACA gagtaagaattcagaaaataattaCTGTGAGATTACTG gcatGAGCACATTGCTTTGTGCTCCCATTCAAACCCAGATGCAACAGAGAGAG TTTTCAATTACAGAAAGCAACCATGAAAGGAAACATGCAGATGACCAGACAGTCGTCTTTTCAGATGAAAACCAGATGGATTTAACAGCAAGTCATACTGTGATGATTACCAAAGGCCTTTTGGGTTGTACTGAAAGCGATAAGTCCACAAAAGTAGATACCACATCATTTCTGGCTAACTTAAAGCACCATCTTGAGAATTCAAGAGTGAAAAAAGAATCAGATTTTTCTGTGGAGCAAaacatttcttcagaaaaaataaattgcagtgattttattaaaagattgaaaacaggaaaatataaTGCTTCATTTTCCACAGGGACTGATAAGGAAAATTCTGAGATACCTATTCATTCCAAAGAATCAAGTAGTGCCTCTTGTATACCTCAGACTCATGTACCTGTTAATATAGATGAGAATAGTAATGACAGGACTCAAATCTTTAGAGAACAAGATGCTGGGATGAATTTTACCCAGTGTCATACAGCCAATATTCAGATGCTGGTTCCCATAGCCAATGATGCCAACACAAGGGAATTTACAGGAGATACTGCAATTTTTGGAAATGACTGTATGGACTTAACAGTTAACAACACTATCCCGATTTTACCTTCAGCAGGTAATTTATCTGAAATGGAAGATCAAAGTCAAAATGTCATCATGGATGTTACGACAGAGTATGCAGTTAAAGTTCCAGAAAAGAAAACAGCCTGTGAGAATAAACAAAGTGTTGTTTTTCAGAACCCCTCCAGAAACCCTGAAGACAAAATGTGTATTATCGGAGGCCATATAATGGAGACAGAAAATCACACTGTCACACAGACTTCCAATCGGGATACCAGACCATTGCCCATGACCCAAGAATCCGTATGTTTTAGTCCTTCTAGTCAAGGTTATAAGACAATTTTTTATTCTAGTTGTAATGATGCCATGGAACTGACCAAGTGTTTCTCAAGTATGAGAGAAGAGAAAATTTTGTTAAAGCATGATGGTAGTTCCAAAATATGTCTCAAAGCAGATGCCATGCCTCTTCTAGAGAAAACGATTTATTCAGAAGATGATAATATGGACATTACCAAGAGTCACACAGTTGCAATAGATAatcaaattttaaagcaaaatcagACAAAGGGACAGAGAGCTGCTCTACCAGTATCTAAAAAAGAAGCAGTATTCCCAAGTTCTATAACTGTTTTAGAAAATGGGAAAATGAATGTAAATTATAGCTCTATTCCTCATGCATTGAAGGAAGGATTACAACAGAACTTGTCAAATGCTTTATCTGTTACATTAAGTAATGAAAAGACTGAACTCTTAGATAGGGACAATATGGATTTGACTGAAAGTCGCACAAGTAACTTAGGAAGTCAAGTTCCTGTTGTAGCTAATCTGGTTCCAGAGAATGTCAGTAAATCTTACTGTTATGGCAAAAGTCCTTcagaagaatgggaaaaaatggccAAAAGTCGTATCGAACTATCCCAACAACCAAAGATAATATCTGAAACTGAGTCCTTGGGTAAAGAAAAAGATAATATTTTGAGGATTTCACCCTGTCTTGGTAAAGATACTTCTCACTCAGTTGATTATAATCAGGATACAGCAGTAAGTCATAATGTAGTCAGCTGTGGTGGACTTAATAAGCAAATAACCCCGGGAAATAACAGCAATACAGTCTCAAGTGACCAATTGTCGGCCATGAAGTTATATTCAACAGAAGAGCAATCTGCCGTGAACACTTACAGTACTACTATTAACAGTCACACAGTGAAATTTGTACTAGGCCAGCATTCTAAACAACCCGATCCACCGAAGAAAAATTTAGGTGATTGTACATCTGACTGTTCTTATGATAAGATGCTTGTTTGTTCTGAAGAGGAGCAAAATATGGATCTAACCAGGAGCCACACTGTTGTCATTGGCTTTGGCAATTCTGAAATACAAGAACTTGATCAAACTAATTTAGAACATACTAGCCAGAGAACAACAGTGAGTAAACAGAGAACTATAAAACTTGGAAAATGTGATGAAAGTGCTGAAGAGATAACTGAAGCACTTGTATCTAATAATATGGATGCGTTAGAAGACAAAAATGTACAGAAACCTGGATttctgaaggaaaataaaaataccaaaatTTTTGGAAGGAAAAGTTTTGGCAGACTAAAACATGATAAGACTGTTGTTTTTTCAACAGAGACTGGTGAGAATGACATGGACATCACCAGGAGCTACACGGTGGAAATAAACCATAGGCCTTTATTAGATGACCATGATTCCCATTTGGTGTCTTTGCCAGGGACTTCAAAAACTATTTTGTATACAGGTGAGCAGGATGACATGGAGATAACTCGAAGTCATACAACTGCCTTAGAATGTAAAAGTGTTTCACCAGGTGATATAACTACAGTGGACAAAACTGTAATGTTTGTAGATGACCATGATGGGTTAGAAATGACAGAGTGTCACACTGTTTTCATTGATTTTCAAGCAATGGAGAAATGTATGCTTCCTAACTTTGAGGATTCCAGAAGAAGAAGCCTACGACAATCAAAAGTGACATCTACTGAGGAGAAAGTTCCCTTCCCAGAAAGTGATAAAAGTGATTATAAAGCAGCAAAAGGCAACTCTTTAACAATACCGGATGAAAAGTCTAATAGTTATCCTGTAGAGAAAGCAATAGCATTTTTAACTGATGATAACATGAAAGTATCTAAGCCAGCCACATTGAAAAATATCAAAGATGTACAGAAGCCTGGGTTCCTGAATGAACTGTCTGGTAGAAGTCAGAGAAGAAAAAGCCTTAGGCTAAAAAATGACAAGGCCGTTGTATTTTCAGAGAGTGATAAAAATGATCCGGATACCTCCCAG GATGACATGGAGATTACTAGAAGTCGCACAACTGCCCTAGTATGGGAAACTGCCTCACCAGATAAAATAACAACTAGGCCTCTGAACAGAACTGTGATGTATGTAGATGATCAGAATGATCTTGAAGTCACCAAGTCCCACACTGTTTTCATTGATTGTCAagacacaaagaaaatatttgaggaaTACCCTAAATTTGgaacagcaaaaggaaaaaaaggcagtTGTTTTTCTGAGGATGATAGCTGTGTTCAGGAAGTCCCTACAAAACAAGAGCTgacaacagaaaacaaagtttTTCTTCATACTGAGCAAAAGCATCATATGATACCCATTGTTCCTCATCATGTTTTGTCTGGGAATCAAAGTGAAAAGGAAACCATGGAATCCCACAGAGCTACTGCAGGTGAAGAGGTCACAGGGAAAATTGTAGGTCAGACCTCTACATCAGAAAAAGCTAGAGTTGAAAGCTATCACTTAGATAGTACAAACAGAGAAGATATGAATTTTATTAACAGTCATGTAGCTGCTATTGGTGGATCAAATGATAATTATTCTTGTTTACCAAATGCTATTTCCTGTTTTGGTAAGTTAGAGGGAAATACCATGTCCTTATGTGATAAAGATAAGGAGAAATGCAATTGCCCATTCCAAAATGATCTTGCTTATGCCAACACTTTACCCTGTGAACGTCACGTGACATCTGAAACGGTGACTGCCTCAGCTCCTTGCCTTTTGTTAGAGAAACAAGAAGCTATTCAGACCAGTACTGAAGGACAGCTACAGTGTGCCATAACACCACTGACACATCAGGATCTGATTGAAGAACCTCAGAATCTGTTAGCTAGTCAAACTTTAATACATACTCAGAATCTGGGGGAGATGGCTAAACTTAACTCAAAGCCAGTATCTTTTAAGCTTCCAAAGGATCAAATGGAGACCTGTGTTGATGATACTTGTGTTGCTTCTGAGCCTCACCTCACAACCCAGCAACCTGCATTGTTTCCAATAGGACAGAATAATGTCAATAAAGATGACATGAAAATACCTAAAGCTGTAGATAAGGTTTTAAGTATTGTTACAGGATTTTCCTCCACATCCATACATGAAAATAAGTCCAAAATGCTCAGTAATAAGGAGCAGTTTTCCATAGGCTGTGAAAAAGAACTGAAGGAAAACAGTATAGTGGCTGAATGTAAGTCAGAGTTGACTGTACAGGCCATTCAGACCCAAGCCAATGCTAGACAAACATCAGATCCTGTTATTGCATCTAATGTTCCATATTTTAGTAATGTCACaccaaatttaaataatttgattGGGAAAATCGAAGGACTTTCAGATTTTCAAGCTGTTCCTAAATCATGTCCTCAAGAACAGTCACTTGAAGTAGAAAATCAGACACATAGTAAGAGTGTAGCGCAAGTCACTGAGATGCATGATACAGTCTCTAACAATGTTCAAGATAATAAAAacgaaaataaaaattctaataatGGAAGTGAAACTGCCTCTGACCAATTAAAGGCTCTTAAAGATAAAATGAGGAGACATTCTTTGGGAATCTTTTTGCCCAGATTGCCGAACAAAAGAAATTGTAGTATCACTGTTACTGATGACCCAGAGCAGGTCGCAGCAAACACAACTGTTGTAAATCAAATAGAATCTCAGCCAGCCTCAAGCAAGGAATCGGTCATTACATCTGTTGCAGCTAAACTGAACTTAAGTCCATCTCAATTTATAaatgaggaacatcttccatcatGCCCTGGTGAGATTAATTCCTCAGATTCCATATGCCTAGAAGCTGAGGACAAGACTTTGATTGAAACACACCAAAATGAGATTTCACCATCTGAAAATAAAGTAGGAGAAACCCTTAATCAACAAAAAAGAACCTGGGTGCAGGATGAAGAAACAGATattccaaatgagaaaaaaatcaggaaaagggAGTCTGAGCTTAATGATACAACGAAAGAGCAAGAG GTTTTTGATCACCAAACTGAAGAGAGTATGGACAGAAATGCTAACAGTGTGTTGATCAAAAGCCTGAGCAGAACTCCGTCTAGTTGCAGCAGCTCCCTGGATTCAATCAAGGCTGATGGAACCTCTCTGGACTTCAGCA CACTCCGCAATAGTCAGATGGAATCGCAGTTTCTCAGAGATGCCATTTGTGAAGAGAGTTTAAAGGAG AAACTCAAAGATGGGAGAATAACGATGAGGGAGTTCTTTATACTTCTTCAGGTCCACATCTTGATACAGAAACCCCGACAGAGCAATCTCCCAGCCAAA tttactATAGGCACGCCACCCACTCCAGAGGACTTGATGTTAAGACAGTATGTTTATGGACCCAAGACAGAGATTTATAAAGAAGATTGTGAGGCTCTTCGCCAAAAGATTGAAGA ATTAAAGCTTTCTTCATTGAACCAAGATAAACTGTTAACTGATATAAATAGAAACCTGTGGGAAAAAATGAGGTGCTGCTCTGATGCAGAG CTGAAGACCTTTGGGGCTTACCTTAACAAAATAAAGTCATGTTTTACCAAGATGACCAAAGTCTTCACTCATCAAGGAAAAGTGGCTCTGTACGGCAAGCTGGTGCACTCAGCTCAG CATGAGAGGGAGAAACTTCAGATAAGGATAGATGAAATGGACAGCATCCTTAAGAAGATGAGTAACTGTCTTACTGAGATGGAAAAAG AAACTAACAATTTGGAAGATGCAGAAAAAGTGAATCCTGTGGAAGAATGGAGTTCTGAAATGAAAGCTGCAGAGAAAG aactGGAACAACTGAAAACGGAAGAGCAGGTGCTTCAAAG AAATCTTGCAGAACTGAAGTTTCAAAAAGCACAGACCCTTGCTCAAATAGATTGCATGAAAAAGCAAACAAGTAGAACTAAGGAGTTACTGGACCAATTGAG TTTGTCTGAATGGGATATCATTGAGTGGAGTGATGATCAAGCTATATTCACCTTTGTTTATGACACAATAGAACTTAACATTTCCTTTGGAGAACCAATAG CTGGTCTCTCTTTCCTGGGCAAGGCTTCTAAGAAGATTACTGAGTTGAAGTTTCAGTCTCTGTTAGATG